The Pseudoalteromonas translucida KMM 520 genome segment CCGCTGCATCAAAGCCTTTTTTGGCATCAACCACGGTATAAGGAGCGGTACTTAGCCCTGCCGATTTAAATAAATGCTTACAACGCACTTTATCCATAGCCAGTGCTGAGCCAAGTACGTTACTGCCAGTATACGGCAGGTTCATAAATTCAAGCGCACCTTGCACTGTACCGTCTTCGCCACCACGACCATGCAGTGCAATGAACACTCTATCAATTGCTAACTCATTTAGCTCCCATAACGGGCGTTCTTTAGGGTCAAAGGCAATGGCGTTTATGCCATGATTTTGCAATGCATTTAACACCGCTTGTCCTGATCTTAATGACACTTCACGCTCTGCTGAGTTCCCCCCTAACAGCACCGCTACTTTACCAAACTGCGTGTTTAACTGTGTCATACTTCACCTTGTTTAAGTTTTTCTATCGACATACCCGTAGCGGCTAAGGTTTTTACTAATTGCCCTATGTTGCCAGCCCCTTGGGTTAATACTAAATCGTTATTTTGTAAGCAATCGGCTAATACGCTTGCCAGCTCTACGCTATTAGCTACGTGGCGTGGCTCTTTACCGCGCTGGCGTAAACTACGGCATAAGCTTTTACTATCTGCGCCTACAATTGGCTCTTCGCCAGCACTGTATACATCCAGTAGTAACAGCTGATCAACCTCGGCTAATACTTTTACAAAATCTTCGTACAAGTCGCGAGTACGAGTAAAGCGGTGAGGTTGATACACCATAACTAAACGCTTATCTGGCCAGCCTTCACGAGCCGCAGTAATAGTGGCGGCTACTTCAGACGGATGATGCCCATAATCGTCAACTAACATTACGCTGCCACGTTCGTTTTCAAACTCACCGTAGTGCTGAAAACGTCGGCCAATACCTTCAAATTTTTGCAATGCTTCCAAAATAGCGAAATTAGCAATATTTTGATCCTTTGCTACTGCTATAGCTGCAGTGGCATTAAGTGCATTGTGTTTGCCTGGCATATTTAGCGTTGCTGTTAAGCTCTCGCCTTGTTTATTGGTTACCGTAAACTTGCACGTGTTTGCCGACTGGCTAAAGTCGCTCATGCGATAATCCGCATCGCTCGACTCGCCATAAGTAATCACCGGGCGACCAAAACGCGGTATAAGCTCGCTCGCGACTTCAGAATCTATACACACTACAGCTAGGCCATAAAACGGTAGGTTATGAATAAAATCCACATAGGTGTCTTTCATTTTTTCTAGGCTGCCGCCGTAGGTTTCCATGTGATCTTCTTCAATATTAGTGATCACCGATACCATTGGCTGTAAGTGTAAAAATGAGGCATCGCTTTCATCTGCTTCGGCAATTAAAAAATCGCTTTTACCTACTTTTGCATTACTGCCGGCACTATTTAACAAGCCACCAATTATAAATGTTGGATCAAGGCCAGCTTGTGCATAAATACTGGCAATTAAACTGGTTGTTGTAGTTTTACCGTGTGTACCCGCAATAGCTATACCGTGGCGAAAGCGCATTAGCTCAGCGAGCATTTCGGCGCGGCGTACCACAGGTACTCTTGCGGCCTTGGCGGCTATAATTTCTGGGTTTGTTTCATCAATGGCACTGGAAACAACCACTACATTGGCATCTTTTACGTTATTTTCGTGATGCCCAATAAACACCTCTGCACCGGCTTTAATTAACCTGTCTGTCATAGCGCTGTGCGCAATGTCAGAACCGGTAATCCTATAACCTTCAAACGCGAGTACTTCGGCAATGCCGCCCATGCCTGCGCCGCCAATACCAACAAAGTGGATGGTTTCAATGCGACGCATTGCTGGTCGTGTATATTGCTCTCTTATTGACGTTTGTTTCACTTATGCTCTCTTATTGGTTACTTGCTCACAGTGCATAGCTACGCTTGCTGTGGCATCTAAAATGGCTTGCTGTTTTGCATTTGCCGCCATTTCTTTAATTAATGAAGGTTTAGCTAAATATGGGCTTAAAAGCGCAACAATTGATTGTTGATTAAACTGCCCTTGTGGCATTAGTAATGCACCATTTGCCACAACTAAATACTGTGCGTTCGCTGTTTGATGGTCGTCCACCGCATGCGGAAAAGGTACAAACACAGCCATTTTACCAGCAGCTGCAATTTCACTCACAGTGAGCGCGCCCGAGCGGCAAATAACAATATCGGCCCAGCCGTAAGCTGTGTCTATATCATCTATAAATTCAGCCACTTTTGTATTTTTAGCGCTAAATTTATGCGATTTATAAGCAGCTTCAACACTGCCTAAGTGCCCTTTACCCGTTTGGTGCCAAACACTTATAGCATTGGTATTACCCAGCTCTGCAAACGCAGCAGGCAAAGTTATATTAAGTACTTGCGCCCCTAATGAGCCGCCTACCACTAAAATATTAATTGGGCTTGATACTTCTCGCACAGCAACATTTGCCACGCTTTCTCGCACTGGATTACCAACTAACTCGGCCTGGCCTGCTTCAAATGCACTTGGAAAAGCCGCCAATACCCGATTAGCAAACTTAGCAAGCCACTTATTGCTCATACCGGCAATGGCGTTTTGTTCATGGATCACCAGCGGAATACCTAAACTTTTAGCTGCAATACCGGTTGGGCCTGTTACATAACCGCCCATAGCGAGTACCACATCGGGCTTTTCGCTTTTCAATACCTTACGCGCTTGTAATATTGCATTAAGCACCATGAATGGGGCTTTAATAAGACGCTTTATTCCGTTACCACGTACGCCTTTTACATTAATAAAATTAATATCAATATTATGCTTAGGAACAACCGTTGCTTCCATTCTATCGGGAGTGCCTATCCAGCTTACTTGCCAGCCTTGCTGTTTTAAGTAGTCGGCCACTGCAATACCCGGAAATATATGTCCGCCAGTACCACCGGCAACTACAACACACTTTTTACTCATCGCTTAGCTCCACCTGACGTGGCTTGTTTGGTCGCCATTTTAGTTTCAAAATCAACACGTAATAAAATACCAGCAGCAATTGTCATCATGAGTAAACTCGACCCACCGTAAGAAATAAACGGCAGTGTTAACCCTTTAGTAGGTAAAATACCCGCACTTGCGCCTACGTTAACCATGGTTTGAAATGCAAACCAAATACCAATTGCCAACGCTAAATAGCCTTCGTATTCTTTACCATTTTTAAGCGCATTTTGGCCAATTAGTAAGGCTCTAAACACTAAGGTGCCTAATACTATTAATATGCTCGATACACCAACAAAACCAAGCTCTTCTGCTATTACCGCAAAAATAAAATCGGTATGTGCCTCGGGTAAGTATTGTAGCTTTTGTACGCTGTTACCTAAGCCTTGGCCAAACCAATCTCCTTGACTGTAAGCCATTAACGATTGCACTAACTGATACCCTTTGCCAAATGGATCATCCCACGGCTCTAAGAAGCCAATAACCCGCGCCATACGGTATGGTTCAAGTACTATTAGCCCGATAACCAAGGCAACGCCGGTTAAAATTAATACAAAAAACTGCCAAAGTTTGGCACCGGCTAAAAATAACAAACCCACGGTAGTTACAAACATAACAACCACTGTACCTAAGTCGGGCTGCATTAAAATTAATCCTGCATAAGCCGCAAATACTAGTATTGGCTTAATAAAGCCTTTTATGTTTTCTTGGACTTCGCTACGTTTACGCACCAAATAACCTGATATATAACTAAAAAAGAATAACTTAGCCAGCTCAGAAGCCTGAATGTTAAACGGTCCTATGGGTATCCAACGAGTTGAACCGTTTACTTCTCGGCCAACAATAAGCACTATAAGTAATAAGCCCAAACCCACTAACAACAAGTACGGATTCGCTTTTTTCCACCAGCTCATAGGCACTGAAGTGGTGATCCAAAATAAACAAAACGACAAAGCTAAAAATATACCGTGCCGAATAGTAAAATGATAAATATTACCAAATAATCTGTCGGCTGTGGGCATAGATGCACTGGTAACCATGACAAAACCCACCCCCATTAACATCAGCATGCAATACAACAATGGTACATCGTAGAGCTGCGCCGAAGGCTTGGGCGTTAGTGCTTCTTTAATATCGGCAAAAGCCATCATGGCTGCTCCGCCATAACGCATTGTATAAAGTCATCGCCGCGTTGCATGTAGTTATTGTACATATCAATACTGGCGCAAGCCGGTGCAAGTAACACAATATTACCGGGCTCGCTTAATTGCTTAGCCAGTGTTACCGCTTCGCTCATATTATTGGTTAAATGGCTTTTATTGGTTAATGCCATTAAATCTTTGGCATCTTTTCCAAAGCAAATTAGCGCTTTAACATGCTGCTGTAAGTAAGGTGTAAGCGCGTTTAAATCGGCTCCTTTTGCATCCCCACCAGCAATAACTATTAATTGTTGGCCATTAGTTGCAAGGCTATCTATTGCAGCAATAGTAGCGCCCACATTAGTGGCTTTAGAGTCATTAAAGTATTTAACTCCAGCAAGTTCAGCAACAAACTGACAGCGATGTGCAAGGCCATTGAATTGGCTAAATGCTGTACTGTATTGTGCTTTACTAATATTAAACGGGCTAAGTAGCGCCATTACCGCAAGCGCATTTAAATAATTATGCTTGCCAACTACCGCCAAGCTAGTTACTGGTAAAAAGGCTTTGTTAACCTGCATAAAATATGTTTGTTGTTGATATTCGCCAAGGCTGTAATCGCCTTGGTTAGCACCAAAACTTAATTGGGATTTTGCTTTACTGTGCGTGGCTTCGTCGTCTGCATTGGTTATCACTAAAGCTGCGTTATTATAAATACTCAGCTTGGAATCTATATAAGCTTGATAACTGGCGTAACGATCAAGGTGATCCTCTGAAACATTCAGCACGGTGGCGCTAATTGGCTGTAAACTTGTTGTGGTATCTAGCTGAAAACTAGACAACTCCAATACGTACACGTCAACGTCGTTGTTACTTAAATCACTTTGCAGTAAATCAAGCACGGCGGTGCCAATGTTGCCACCCAATGCAGCTTTATAACCGGCAGCAAGTAATACCTGCTGCGCCAGTGTTACTACTGTGGATTTACCATTGGATCCCGTAACAGCAACCACAGGTTTAGTATTAATGCGGGCAAACAACTCAACATCACCAATCACTTCAACGCCTGCGTTTATAGCTTTAGCAATTGCTGGAATTGTTAAGCTAAGGCCTGGGCTAATAATGATCATATCGCTGGCGCAAAGATCGGCACTGTCCAAATCACCAAAACGGGTAGTTAACGTTGGCGTATTTTGTTTTAACCAATCAATTCCCGGTGGGTTTACTCGGCTATCAACCACCGTTGGTGTTAAACCCTGAGACACTAAAAAACGCACAATGCCCAGACCGGTTACACCGAGTCCGAGCACTGTTATTTGTTTGTTTTTTATCTCACTTAAGTATCGCATTTATCGAATCTTTAACGTCGCAAGGCCAGCTAACACTAGCACAATTGAAATAATCCAAAAGCGCACAATAACCCGTGGCTCTGGCCAACCTTTTAATTCGTAATGATGATGAATAGGCGCCATTCTAAAAATTCGTTGCCCGCGTAATTTATACGAGCCTACTTGTAAAATAACCGACAAGGCTTCCATTACAAATACCCCCCCCATAATAATAAGCAGTAACTCTTGGCGAACTAATACGGCAATAATACCCAATGCACCGCCTAACGCTAATGAGCCTACATCGCCCATAAATACTTGCGCTGGGTAAGTGTTAAACCATAAAAAGCCTAGCCCTGCGCCTACTATTGCGGTACATACCACAACAAGCTCGCTGGCCAGCGGTAAATATGGAATATGTAAGTAATTCGAAAAATTCACATTACCAGTTAAGTAAGCAATAATTGCCAGTGCTGCCGCCACTAAAATAGTGGGTACTATGGCAAGGCCATCAAGTCCATCGGTAAGGTTTACCGCGTTTGATGTTCCTACTAACGCAAAATAGGTAATAACAATGTAAAACAAGCCTAGTTGCGGTAATACATCTTTAAAAAATGGTACAACTAACGAAGTTTCATTGGCTTGAGTGCTGGTAAAAAATAATGCACAAGCAACAACTAAGGCTATAACTGATTGCCAAAAGTACTTCCACTTAGCAA includes the following:
- the murC gene encoding UDP-N-acetylmuramate--L-alanine ligase encodes the protein MRRIETIHFVGIGGAGMGGIAEVLAFEGYRITGSDIAHSAMTDRLIKAGAEVFIGHHENNVKDANVVVVSSAIDETNPEIIAAKAARVPVVRRAEMLAELMRFRHGIAIAGTHGKTTTTSLIASIYAQAGLDPTFIIGGLLNSAGSNAKVGKSDFLIAEADESDASFLHLQPMVSVITNIEEDHMETYGGSLEKMKDTYVDFIHNLPFYGLAVVCIDSEVASELIPRFGRPVITYGESSDADYRMSDFSQSANTCKFTVTNKQGESLTATLNMPGKHNALNATAAIAVAKDQNIANFAILEALQKFEGIGRRFQHYGEFENERGSVMLVDDYGHHPSEVAATITAAREGWPDKRLVMVYQPHRFTRTRDLYEDFVKVLAEVDQLLLLDVYSAGEEPIVGADSKSLCRSLRQRGKEPRHVANSVELASVLADCLQNNDLVLTQGAGNIGQLVKTLAATGMSIEKLKQGEV
- the murG gene encoding undecaprenyldiphospho-muramoylpentapeptide beta-N-acetylglucosaminyltransferase; translation: MSKKCVVVAGGTGGHIFPGIAVADYLKQQGWQVSWIGTPDRMEATVVPKHNIDINFINVKGVRGNGIKRLIKAPFMVLNAILQARKVLKSEKPDVVLAMGGYVTGPTGIAAKSLGIPLVIHEQNAIAGMSNKWLAKFANRVLAAFPSAFEAGQAELVGNPVRESVANVAVREVSSPINILVVGGSLGAQVLNITLPAAFAELGNTNAISVWHQTGKGHLGSVEAAYKSHKFSAKNTKVAEFIDDIDTAYGWADIVICRSGALTVSEIAAAGKMAVFVPFPHAVDDHQTANAQYLVVANGALLMPQGQFNQQSIVALLSPYLAKPSLIKEMAANAKQQAILDATASVAMHCEQVTNKRA
- the ftsW gene encoding cell division protein FtsW, with translation MMAFADIKEALTPKPSAQLYDVPLLYCMLMLMGVGFVMVTSASMPTADRLFGNIYHFTIRHGIFLALSFCLFWITTSVPMSWWKKANPYLLLVGLGLLLIVLIVGREVNGSTRWIPIGPFNIQASELAKLFFFSYISGYLVRKRSEVQENIKGFIKPILVFAAYAGLILMQPDLGTVVVMFVTTVGLLFLAGAKLWQFFVLILTGVALVIGLIVLEPYRMARVIGFLEPWDDPFGKGYQLVQSLMAYSQGDWFGQGLGNSVQKLQYLPEAHTDFIFAVIAEELGFVGVSSILIVLGTLVFRALLIGQNALKNGKEYEGYLALAIGIWFAFQTMVNVGASAGILPTKGLTLPFISYGGSSLLMMTIAAGILLRVDFETKMATKQATSGGAKR
- the murD gene encoding UDP-N-acetylmuramoyl-L-alanine--D-glutamate ligase, which translates into the protein MRYLSEIKNKQITVLGLGVTGLGIVRFLVSQGLTPTVVDSRVNPPGIDWLKQNTPTLTTRFGDLDSADLCASDMIIISPGLSLTIPAIAKAINAGVEVIGDVELFARINTKPVVAVTGSNGKSTVVTLAQQVLLAAGYKAALGGNIGTAVLDLLQSDLSNNDVDVYVLELSSFQLDTTTSLQPISATVLNVSEDHLDRYASYQAYIDSKLSIYNNAALVITNADDEATHSKAKSQLSFGANQGDYSLGEYQQQTYFMQVNKAFLPVTSLAVVGKHNYLNALAVMALLSPFNISKAQYSTAFSQFNGLAHRCQFVAELAGVKYFNDSKATNVGATIAAIDSLATNGQQLIVIAGGDAKGADLNALTPYLQQHVKALICFGKDAKDLMALTNKSHLTNNMSEAVTLAKQLSEPGNIVLLAPACASIDMYNNYMQRGDDFIQCVMAEQP
- the mraY gene encoding phospho-N-acetylmuramoyl-pentapeptide-transferase: MLVWLAEYLTQYYTGFNVFSYLTLRAILGILTALMMSLYLGPKLIRALQRMQIGQTVRDDGPQSHLSKSGTPTMGGLLILAAIFTSTLLWADLSNKYVWATLFVIGSLGIVGFVDDYRKVIRKDPKGLIAKWKYFWQSVIALVVACALFFTSTQANETSLVVPFFKDVLPQLGLFYIVITYFALVGTSNAVNLTDGLDGLAIVPTILVAAALAIIAYLTGNVNFSNYLHIPYLPLASELVVVCTAIVGAGLGFLWFNTYPAQVFMGDVGSLALGGALGIIAVLVRQELLLIIMGGVFVMEALSVILQVGSYKLRGQRIFRMAPIHHHYELKGWPEPRVIVRFWIISIVLVLAGLATLKIR